In Daucus carota subsp. sativus chromosome 4, DH1 v3.0, whole genome shotgun sequence, one DNA window encodes the following:
- the LOC108215677 gene encoding uncharacterized protein LOC108215677 — protein MANLVQKSKVQVPEKAVQENEFEFELVTPGSPDSPADHLFLNGRLLPHDFPCPPTKSFSLNSTTLSRTMSRTSSVSSKDSLMSSRSNSTNSRSSSSSCSTSARTSTSDVSERRVLMSRSRSARKRPEVYVANRPSLSKQYGSWQYVTQTPALTRKVSRKHKADTEIQQASKRKKQGGKAKQQAGKGKRIAGFFWRFFSWFVSTCNECHAINPSKRETVLQGGINS, from the coding sequence ATGGCAAATCTTGTGCAGAAGAGCAAGGTGCAGGTCCCCGAGAAGGCGGTTCAGGAGAATGAGTTCGAGTTTGAGCTGGTTACACCGGGATCACCAGACTCGCCTGCTGACCATTTGTTCTTGAATGGCCGGCTTTTGCCTCATGATTTTCCCTGCCCACCAACCAAGTCTTTCAGCTTGAATAGTACTACGCTTTCCAGGACAATGAGCCGGACGAGCAGCGTTAGCAGCAAGGACTCACTAATGTCGTCGAGGAGTAATAGTACGAATAGCAGGAGCAGCAGCAGTAGCTGCAGCACTAGTGCTAGAACAAGCACGAGTGATGTTTCTGAGAGGAGAGTGTTGATGAGTAGATCCAGAAGTGCAAGGAAGAGACCGGAGGTGTATGTTGCAAACAGGCCGAGTTTGAGCAAGCAATATGGGAGCTGGCAGTACGTTACTCAAACTCCAGCTTTGACTCGCAAGGTTTCACGTAAACACAAAGCAGACACGGAGATTCAACAAGCGTCGAAGAGGAAGAAGCAAGGTGGTAAGGCTAAGCAGCAAGCCGGTAAGGGAAAGCGAATTGCAGGCTTTTTCTGGAGATTTTTCAGCTGGTTTGTTTCAACCTGCAATGAATGTCATGCCATAAATCCATCAAAAAGGGAGACTGTCCTTCAAGGGGGTATTAACTCGTAG